In one Streptomyces sp. NBC_01288 genomic region, the following are encoded:
- a CDS encoding enoyl-CoA hydratase-related protein, with protein sequence MSDLVLTERIGAVLVATLNRPEARNALNPELIDELSAVLREADTDPAVRVIVLTGAGTVFCAGMDLKAFAKGGGKFDGLVWFFREGVTTPVIAALNGSALAGGFELALACDLVVAAEDAKLGIAEVKRGLFAAGGGTTLADRVPLAVALEMGLTGDLVTAADAKRFGLVNRAVPAGEVRETALTLAGRIAENGPLGVAMTKRLMRERRWAEPAEVDSVFRSADAVEGARAFAERREPVWTGK encoded by the coding sequence ATGAGCGACCTGGTCCTGACGGAGCGGATCGGCGCCGTCCTCGTGGCGACGCTGAACCGTCCGGAGGCCCGAAACGCCCTCAACCCGGAGCTGATCGACGAACTGTCAGCCGTGCTCCGGGAGGCGGACACCGACCCGGCGGTCCGGGTGATCGTCCTCACGGGCGCCGGAACGGTCTTCTGCGCCGGCATGGACCTCAAGGCGTTCGCGAAGGGCGGCGGCAAGTTCGACGGCCTGGTGTGGTTCTTCCGCGAGGGCGTCACCACACCGGTGATCGCCGCCCTCAACGGCTCGGCACTCGCCGGCGGCTTCGAACTCGCCCTGGCCTGCGACCTGGTGGTCGCCGCGGAGGACGCCAAGCTGGGCATCGCGGAGGTGAAGCGGGGCCTGTTCGCGGCCGGAGGCGGTACGACCCTCGCCGACCGGGTCCCGCTGGCCGTCGCCCTGGAGATGGGCCTGACCGGCGACCTCGTCACCGCGGCGGACGCCAAGCGGTTCGGCCTGGTCAACCGCGCCGTCCCGGCCGGAGAGGTGCGGGAGACGGCACTGACCCTGGCCGGACGCATCGCCGAGAACGGCCCTCTCGGCGTCGCGATGACCAAGAGGCTGATGCGAGAACGCCGTTGGGCCGAACCGGCAGAGGTCGACTCGGTGTTCAGAAGCGCCGACGCGGTGGAGGGGGCACGGGCCTTCGCCGAACGCCGCGAACCGGTGTGGACCGGGAAGTGA
- a CDS encoding enoyl-CoA hydratase/isomerase family protein encodes MESPFVIVDLDHAPEERAHAQETEPRDRDRVVIGVAAEPREPVEGFDILLTGVPDPPRPWVGCADPHATARQLGDLVENRPAACVALVQVLRMGGGLSIPDRLVLESLAYSTLQGGVDFRAWLAAAPRRTHRPAETPVRLGRDGPRLSITLDRPWVRNAFDAATRDALCEALQVAVADPSISRVDLYGNGPAFCSGGDLAEFGTSRDPARAHLVRVHRSPGALLHRCAPRVTAHLHGACVGAGIELAAFAGRVVAAPDTVIRLPEIGMGLIPGAGGTASIPVRVGPERTAYLALSGMELSAEEALCWGLVDEISELDDAATDPQRAFQH; translated from the coding sequence GTGGAGTCGCCCTTCGTGATCGTCGACCTGGACCACGCGCCCGAGGAGCGCGCCCACGCACAGGAAACGGAACCGCGTGACCGGGACCGCGTCGTGATCGGCGTGGCGGCGGAACCCAGGGAGCCGGTCGAGGGCTTCGACATCCTGCTCACCGGGGTTCCCGATCCGCCCAGGCCGTGGGTGGGGTGCGCGGACCCGCATGCCACGGCCCGGCAGCTGGGTGACCTCGTCGAGAACCGGCCCGCCGCGTGCGTCGCGCTCGTGCAGGTGCTGCGGATGGGTGGCGGGCTCTCGATCCCCGACAGGCTGGTTCTCGAATCTCTCGCGTACTCGACGCTTCAGGGTGGAGTGGACTTCCGGGCTTGGCTGGCCGCCGCGCCCCGGCGCACCCACCGTCCCGCCGAGACTCCCGTACGGCTCGGCCGTGACGGTCCCCGGTTGTCCATCACGCTGGACCGGCCCTGGGTGCGCAACGCGTTCGACGCGGCGACGCGGGACGCGCTGTGCGAGGCGCTCCAGGTGGCCGTGGCCGATCCGTCGATCAGCCGGGTCGATCTGTACGGCAATGGCCCGGCCTTCTGTAGCGGCGGCGACCTCGCCGAGTTCGGTACGTCGCGTGATCCGGCGCGGGCTCATCTCGTGCGGGTTCATCGGAGCCCGGGTGCGCTGCTGCACCGTTGCGCTCCCCGGGTGACCGCGCATCTGCACGGCGCGTGTGTCGGCGCGGGGATCGAACTCGCGGCGTTCGCGGGGCGGGTGGTCGCCGCGCCGGACACGGTGATCCGGTTGCCGGAGATCGGGATGGGGCTCATTCCGGGCGCGGGCGGTACGGCGAGCATCCCGGTCCGGGTCGGTCCGGAGCGAACGGCGTATCTCGCCCTGTCCGGGATGGAGTTGAGTGCCGAGGAGGCGTTGTGCTGGGGGCTCGTCGACGAGATCAGCGAGTTGGACGACGCGGCTACGGACCCTCAGCGAGCCTTCCAACACTGA
- a CDS encoding CoA transferase, whose product MENHVLRDWMRSVEPFLDPLVDVARLFTDLTGVPVDLPTALFLRAQLAGLERPGRTSANGSCHLLKATDGWAAVNLARPDDLAVVPALLALLGSPDEPEGLRAAVRRATAAEAVESARLLGIAAAVPGSAQGARPAVHAERFGERSSRAMTEIRIVDFSALWAGPLSARLLGLAGARVLKVESATRPDGARFGTPAFYRWLHDGHDNLVVDFAPGALDEIVAEADVVIEASRPRALRRLGLRAEEFLAARPGRVWVGITGYGRESDRIAFGDDASVAGGLTGCDPNGDPVFLGDALADPVTGVFAAQAVARSLAAGGGELLCVSMAACAATLADSRPRVQPPC is encoded by the coding sequence ATGGAGAATCATGTTCTCCGCGACTGGATGCGCTCCGTCGAGCCGTTCCTGGATCCCCTCGTCGACGTCGCCCGCTTGTTCACGGATCTGACGGGCGTGCCGGTCGACCTCCCGACCGCTCTGTTCCTACGGGCCCAACTGGCCGGCCTGGAACGCCCGGGCAGGACATCCGCCAACGGTTCCTGCCACCTTCTTAAAGCCACCGACGGCTGGGCTGCCGTGAACCTGGCCCGCCCCGACGACCTGGCCGTCGTACCCGCACTGCTGGCGCTTCTCGGCTCACCGGACGAACCCGAGGGCCTGCGGGCCGCGGTTAGACGGGCTACCGCCGCCGAGGCCGTAGAGAGTGCGCGGCTGCTCGGCATCGCCGCTGCGGTACCGGGATCGGCTCAAGGTGCACGGCCTGCGGTGCACGCCGAGCGGTTCGGGGAACGGAGTAGCCGCGCGATGACGGAGATACGGATCGTCGACTTCTCCGCGCTCTGGGCGGGGCCCTTGTCCGCGCGGCTGTTGGGGCTGGCGGGCGCCCGGGTGCTGAAGGTGGAGAGCGCGACCCGACCCGATGGAGCGCGCTTCGGGACGCCCGCCTTCTATCGCTGGCTGCACGACGGACACGACAACCTGGTCGTGGATTTTGCCCCGGGTGCGCTGGACGAGATCGTCGCCGAGGCCGACGTCGTCATCGAGGCGTCACGCCCGCGCGCGCTGCGCCGACTCGGCCTCCGTGCCGAGGAGTTCCTTGCCGCCCGTCCCGGCCGGGTGTGGGTGGGCATCACCGGATATGGACGCGAGAGCGACCGTATCGCTTTCGGAGACGACGCTTCCGTCGCCGGCGGACTGACGGGTTGCGACCCGAACGGCGACCCCGTCTTCCTCGGTGACGCGCTCGCTGATCCCGTCACCGGAGTCTTCGCCGCTCAGGCCGTAGCCCGTTCACTCGCGGCGGGGGGCGGAGAACTGCTCTGCGTCTCCATGGCGGCCTGCGCCGCGACACTCGCGGATTCACGACCCCGGGTCCAACCGCCGTGCTGA
- a CDS encoding amidohydrolase family protein, giving the protein MLIRNVEVEGHAEAVDVRIDGGRIAEIGPGLTGAGDVDGRGGALLPGLHDHHVHLAALAADAASVRVGPTDVHDRTAFSAALVSGPPGEWVRAVGYHESVAGELDRWVLDALAPDRPVRVQHRTGALWVWNSAALRAVGLDGDGRFWREDERLRGFVPPIRLDLEGVGRRAAALGVTGFTNADPHPASGLTQMLSALPQRLLVMGVDEPVKLMLDDPTLPTPAQLARTIGEIRPRPVAVHCVTRVQLLVTLLALDEVGPADGDRIEHGSVIPAETIPWLRRLGVTVVTQPHFPVERGAAYATDVDPDDRPHLYRCRTLIEAGVPLAAGTDAPYGTADPWAVMRAATERDDAERLQPRVALRLFTGEPQHPARARRLTVGSAADLCLLHVPLREVLRTLSGELVRAAYVAGRRIDAL; this is encoded by the coding sequence GTGCTGATCAGGAACGTTGAGGTCGAGGGTCACGCGGAGGCGGTGGACGTACGGATCGACGGCGGGCGGATCGCCGAGATCGGGCCTGGGCTGACGGGCGCGGGTGACGTGGACGGTCGGGGCGGTGCGTTGCTGCCGGGCCTGCATGATCACCATGTACACCTCGCGGCGCTGGCCGCCGACGCCGCCTCTGTGCGCGTCGGGCCGACGGATGTCCATGACCGTACGGCGTTTTCGGCGGCCCTGGTGAGCGGTCCGCCGGGGGAGTGGGTGCGGGCGGTCGGCTATCACGAGAGCGTCGCGGGGGAGTTGGACCGGTGGGTGCTGGACGCGCTCGCGCCGGATCGGCCGGTGCGGGTGCAGCATCGGACCGGTGCGCTGTGGGTGTGGAACAGTGCCGCGCTTCGGGCGGTCGGGCTGGACGGCGACGGGCGGTTCTGGCGCGAGGACGAGCGGCTGCGCGGGTTCGTGCCGCCAATTCGCTTGGATCTGGAGGGTGTTGGGCGGCGGGCGGCGGCGCTCGGCGTCACGGGGTTCACCAACGCCGACCCGCATCCCGCGAGCGGACTCACCCAGATGCTGTCGGCCCTCCCGCAACGGCTCCTGGTGATGGGCGTCGACGAACCGGTGAAGCTGATGCTCGACGATCCGACACTCCCCACTCCCGCCCAACTCGCTCGCACCATAGGGGAGATCAGACCCCGGCCGGTCGCCGTGCACTGCGTGACCCGGGTGCAGCTGCTGGTGACGTTGCTCGCCCTGGACGAGGTGGGACCGGCCGACGGCGACCGGATCGAGCACGGGTCGGTGATCCCGGCCGAGACGATTCCGTGGCTACGACGGCTCGGAGTGACGGTCGTGACCCAGCCCCACTTCCCGGTCGAGCGGGGCGCCGCGTACGCCACCGACGTGGACCCCGACGACCGCCCCCACCTCTACCGTTGCCGGACCCTGATCGAGGCGGGCGTCCCGCTCGCCGCCGGCACCGACGCGCCGTACGGCACCGCCGACCCTTGGGCGGTCATGCGGGCCGCGACCGAACGCGACGACGCGGAACGACTCCAACCCCGGGTTGCTCTGCGGCTGTTCACCGGTGAGCCCCAACACCCGGCGCGGGCACGCCGGTTGACGGTCGGGTCGGCCGCCGACCTGTGCCTGCTCCACGTACCGTTGCGCGAGGTCCTCCGCACGCTGTCCGGGGAACTGGTCCGTGCCGCCTACGTGGCCGGCCGGCGCATCGACGCCCTGTGA
- a CDS encoding SDR family NAD(P)-dependent oxidoreductase, with product MPDFSSRPGVAFVAGGSGGIGAAIVRLLAERGSDIVFTYRANQEAADTVATEVTKLGRQVRSLRVDLTDESATAEAVSEVGGGIHTLVYAAGPHVPMRHLSKVTPSEYRAQLEGDAVAFFNLVHPALPPLRESRGNIVAVTTVATRRFPVRDGLSSGAKGAVEAVARALAAEEGRYGVRVNCVAPGMLNDGIAGRLISSGELDEAALAVTRRNIPMRRFGDATDIAEAVAFLASDRAGFITGQALGVDGGYSV from the coding sequence GTGCCGGACTTCTCCAGCAGACCAGGTGTCGCGTTCGTCGCGGGCGGCTCGGGCGGGATCGGGGCGGCGATCGTCCGACTCCTCGCCGAGCGCGGCAGCGACATCGTGTTCACCTACCGGGCCAACCAGGAGGCGGCGGACACGGTGGCCACCGAGGTCACGAAGCTGGGCCGTCAAGTCCGTTCGCTGCGAGTGGACTTGACCGACGAGTCCGCCACAGCCGAGGCCGTGTCGGAGGTGGGCGGTGGCATCCACACCCTCGTGTACGCGGCGGGCCCGCACGTGCCGATGCGGCACCTGAGCAAGGTGACGCCGAGCGAGTACCGCGCCCAACTCGAAGGCGACGCCGTGGCGTTCTTCAACCTGGTGCATCCCGCGCTGCCGCCGCTGCGCGAAAGCCGGGGCAACATCGTCGCCGTGACGACCGTCGCCACCCGCCGCTTCCCGGTACGGGACGGGCTGTCGTCGGGCGCGAAGGGCGCGGTCGAGGCGGTGGCCCGGGCGCTCGCCGCCGAGGAGGGCCGCTACGGCGTCCGCGTGAACTGTGTGGCACCAGGGATGCTCAACGACGGTATCGCCGGCCGTCTGATCAGCTCCGGCGAGCTGGACGAGGCCGCCCTCGCTGTGACCCGGCGCAACATCCCCATGCGCCGCTTCGGCGATGCGACCGACATCGCGGAGGCGGTCGCGTTCCTCGCCTCGGACCGGGCCGGGTTCATCACCGGGCAGGCGTTGGGAGTTGACGGCGGGTACAGCGTGTAG
- a CDS encoding acyl-CoA dehydrogenase family protein: protein MRRDVFTDDHEAFRRLARDFIAKEVVPHYAEWEEAGRLPRALFEQLGSLGLLGTAVPEEYGGAGLADYRYNVVLQEESARALVTLGTVRTQLDVVLPYFLTYADRDQRERWFPGLASGTLLTAIAMTEPGTGSDLAGIRTTAVRDGDSYVLNGAKTFITGGLLADLVIVVARTATDPDNRRAGLTLLVVEDGMPGFTRGRVLHKMGIKVQDTVELAFDDVRVPVANRLGEEGAAFGYLGNNLPQERMTVAVGSVAQARAALDTTISYVKERKAFGKTVASFQNTKFELAAVAAEIEAAQAMLDRAVLELVAGELSGPDAAKVKLFCTEMQARAVDRCLQLFGGYGYMLEYPIARLYADARITRIYAGTSEVMKVIIAKSLGL from the coding sequence GTGCGCCGAGACGTCTTCACCGACGACCACGAGGCGTTCCGCCGGCTCGCGCGGGACTTCATCGCCAAAGAGGTGGTCCCCCACTACGCCGAGTGGGAGGAGGCCGGCCGACTCCCCCGCGCACTCTTCGAACAGCTCGGCTCGCTGGGCCTGTTGGGTACGGCCGTTCCCGAGGAGTACGGCGGCGCGGGTCTCGCCGACTACCGCTACAACGTCGTCCTCCAAGAGGAATCGGCCCGCGCCCTGGTGACGTTGGGCACCGTGCGCACCCAACTCGACGTCGTGCTGCCGTACTTCCTCACCTACGCCGACCGGGATCAGCGCGAGCGCTGGTTCCCCGGCCTTGCCTCCGGGACGTTGCTGACCGCCATCGCGATGACCGAGCCGGGGACGGGGTCCGACCTCGCGGGGATCCGCACGACCGCCGTGCGCGACGGGGACTCGTACGTTCTCAACGGTGCGAAGACGTTCATCACCGGCGGACTCCTCGCCGACCTGGTGATCGTAGTGGCGCGTACCGCGACCGACCCGGACAACCGCCGCGCCGGGCTCACCCTGCTGGTCGTCGAGGACGGCATGCCCGGGTTCACGCGCGGCCGGGTGCTGCACAAGATGGGCATCAAGGTGCAGGACACAGTGGAGTTGGCCTTCGACGACGTACGGGTCCCGGTCGCCAACCGGCTCGGCGAGGAGGGCGCCGCGTTCGGCTATCTGGGCAACAACCTGCCGCAGGAGCGCATGACGGTGGCGGTCGGCTCGGTCGCGCAGGCACGGGCGGCGCTGGACACGACGATCTCGTACGTCAAGGAACGCAAGGCGTTCGGAAAGACGGTCGCCTCCTTCCAGAACACCAAGTTCGAACTCGCCGCCGTGGCAGCCGAGATCGAGGCCGCCCAGGCGATGCTGGACCGCGCGGTGCTCGAACTCGTCGCCGGTGAACTGAGCGGACCCGACGCCGCCAAGGTCAAATTGTTCTGCACCGAGATGCAGGCCCGCGCGGTCGACCGCTGCCTGCAACTGTTCGGCGGCTACGGCTACATGCTGGAATACCCCATCGCCCGGCTCTACGCGGACGCACGCATCACCCGCATCTACGCCGGGACCAGCGAGGTCATGAAGGTCATCATCGCCAAGTCCCTCGGATTGTGA
- a CDS encoding thiolase family protein encodes MREAVVVEAVRTAVGKRNGGLAGVHAADLSAVVLQALVDRTGLDPEIVDDVVWGCVGQLGDQSSNIGRYAVLAAGWPETIPGTTVNRACGSSQQALDFAAQAVMSGQQDVVVAGGVEVMSRIPLGASRAGGTPYGPQVLARYEGFSFNQGVSAEKIAQKWGLGRGVLDEFAALSHERAAVAQDGGAFDAQIVPVADGARTVTADEGIRRGTGVDTLARLKPSFQEDGVIHAGNSSQISDGAAALLVTTPEKARELGLTPIVRYRAGVVTGSDPVLMLTGPIPATEKVLRKAGVGLSEVGVFEVNEAFAPIPLAWLAETGADPALLNPLGGAIALGHPLGASGAVLMTRMIHHMRDHGIRYGLQTMCEGGGTANATVVELAS; translated from the coding sequence ATGCGCGAGGCAGTGGTGGTGGAGGCCGTCCGTACCGCCGTCGGCAAGCGGAACGGCGGGCTCGCAGGTGTGCACGCGGCCGACCTCTCCGCCGTCGTCCTTCAGGCCCTTGTCGACCGCACGGGTCTAGACCCCGAGATCGTCGACGACGTGGTCTGGGGCTGCGTCGGCCAGTTGGGCGACCAGTCGAGCAACATCGGCCGCTACGCGGTGCTGGCCGCGGGCTGGCCCGAGACCATCCCGGGGACCACGGTCAACCGGGCCTGTGGATCGAGCCAGCAGGCACTGGACTTCGCCGCCCAGGCGGTCATGTCGGGTCAGCAGGACGTCGTGGTGGCGGGCGGCGTCGAGGTCATGAGCCGGATACCGCTCGGCGCCTCGCGGGCCGGCGGAACGCCGTACGGACCCCAAGTCCTCGCCCGTTACGAGGGGTTCTCCTTCAACCAGGGCGTCTCGGCCGAGAAGATCGCGCAGAAGTGGGGGCTGGGCCGGGGTGTCCTCGACGAGTTCGCCGCGCTGTCGCACGAGCGGGCGGCGGTCGCGCAGGACGGCGGGGCGTTCGACGCACAGATCGTGCCGGTGGCCGACGGCGCGAGGACGGTGACCGCCGACGAGGGCATACGGCGCGGTACCGGCGTCGACACTCTCGCGAGGCTGAAACCGTCCTTCCAGGAGGACGGGGTGATCCATGCCGGCAACTCCTCCCAGATCTCCGACGGGGCCGCCGCACTGTTGGTCACCACCCCTGAAAAAGCACGCGAGTTGGGGCTGACACCGATCGTCCGCTACCGCGCCGGCGTGGTCACCGGCTCCGATCCCGTCCTCATGCTGACCGGCCCGATCCCGGCGACCGAGAAGGTGCTGCGCAAGGCTGGAGTGGGGCTCTCCGAGGTGGGCGTCTTCGAGGTCAACGAGGCCTTCGCACCGATCCCGCTCGCCTGGCTGGCCGAGACCGGCGCGGACCCGGCGCTGCTCAACCCGCTCGGCGGCGCCATCGCCCTCGGGCACCCGCTCGGCGCGTCGGGCGCCGTCCTGATGACCCGCATGATCCACCACATGCGGGACCACGGAATCCGCTACGGACTCCAGACCATGTGCGAGGGCGGCGGCACCGCCAACGCCACCGTCGTCGAACTCGCTTCCTGA
- a CDS encoding enoyl-CoA hydratase/isomerase family protein, whose amino-acid sequence MSEWPVLLTSDAEGVRTLTLNRPHRKNAIDAELWDALRTALSAVGSDRTVRALVLTGADGAFCSGADIRNGVSSEHPLYRMRTLSEVTLLLHELPIPTIAKVNGAAVGAGWNLALGCDFVVATPDSTFSQIFARRALSLDCGGSWLLPKLVGLQQAKRLVLLAETIDAEEARAMNLVTWVEDADKIDAFVDDLAARLVAGAPVALAQNKALLNENADRTLREALAGEARAQAMNFATADVPEAYAAFVEKRPPRYTGSWAVPGTAAPGTAVPTATEDM is encoded by the coding sequence ATGAGTGAGTGGCCGGTCCTGCTGACGAGCGACGCCGAGGGAGTGCGCACACTCACCCTGAACCGCCCTCACCGCAAGAACGCGATCGACGCCGAGCTGTGGGACGCCCTGAGAACGGCGCTCTCCGCCGTCGGCAGCGATCGTACGGTGCGTGCGTTGGTCCTGACCGGTGCCGACGGCGCGTTCTGCTCCGGGGCCGACATCCGCAACGGCGTCAGCAGCGAACATCCCCTGTACCGGATGCGGACCCTGAGCGAGGTCACGCTGCTGCTGCACGAGCTGCCGATCCCCACCATCGCCAAGGTGAACGGCGCTGCGGTCGGGGCGGGTTGGAACCTCGCCCTGGGCTGCGACTTCGTCGTGGCGACTCCGGACAGCACGTTCTCGCAGATCTTCGCGCGCCGCGCCCTGTCCCTGGACTGCGGCGGCTCGTGGCTGCTGCCGAAGCTGGTGGGGTTGCAGCAGGCGAAGCGGCTCGTGCTGCTGGCCGAGACGATCGACGCGGAGGAGGCCCGGGCCATGAACCTGGTGACGTGGGTCGAGGACGCCGACAAGATCGACGCTTTCGTGGACGACCTCGCCGCCCGGCTGGTGGCCGGAGCGCCGGTCGCACTCGCGCAGAACAAGGCGCTCCTCAACGAGAACGCCGATCGCACCCTGCGCGAGGCCCTTGCCGGCGAGGCACGGGCGCAGGCCATGAACTTCGCCACGGCAGACGTCCCGGAGGCGTACGCCGCCTTCGTGGAGAAGCGCCCGCCTCGCTACACGGGGAGCTGGGCGGTGCCGGGAACAGCGGCGCCAGGAACGGCCGTGCCGACAGCTACGGAGGACATGTGA
- a CDS encoding CaiB/BaiF CoA transferase family protein, whose protein sequence is MTTTTGPLAGITVVALEQAISAPMCTRTLGDFGARVIKVENPKGGDFARHYDDVVKGLGAHFVWVNRGKESVALDLKTPGGMGVLHRLLERADVLVSNLTPGTTAKLGVSPEDLKTRHPDLIAVEIDGYGPGGPLSHKRAYDLLVQAESGACAVTGHPGAPAKPGPPMADVCSGLYAALSIVALLCGRERGVGPGPAASSVAVSLFDTMTELMGYPLTYTRHSGIEQQPLGMSSPAVAPYGAHPTADGHTVVLGTTNDREWQRLARELIDRPDLADDPRFASNAGRVEHRAELEPEISAWCARHDLAYVQERADAAGIGNSRYNTPSDVIAHPHLQARDRWREIDTPSGPVPALLPPPVIAGYDPPMGAIPALGQHTDAVLAELGLAEEEITVLRAQGAVR, encoded by the coding sequence ATGACGACAACAACAGGGCCGCTGGCCGGAATCACCGTGGTCGCGTTGGAGCAGGCGATCTCGGCCCCCATGTGCACCCGCACGCTCGGCGACTTCGGCGCCCGCGTGATCAAGGTGGAGAACCCCAAGGGCGGCGACTTCGCCCGCCACTACGACGATGTGGTCAAGGGCCTGGGAGCGCACTTCGTCTGGGTCAACCGGGGCAAGGAGTCGGTGGCCCTGGACCTGAAGACACCCGGCGGCATGGGCGTACTGCACCGCCTGCTGGAGCGCGCCGACGTCCTCGTCTCCAACCTCACGCCAGGCACCACGGCCAAACTCGGCGTCTCCCCCGAGGACTTGAAGACCCGTCACCCCGATCTCATCGCCGTCGAGATCGACGGTTACGGCCCCGGCGGCCCTCTCTCCCACAAGCGCGCCTACGACCTTCTCGTACAGGCCGAGTCGGGCGCCTGCGCGGTGACGGGCCACCCCGGGGCACCCGCCAAACCGGGCCCGCCGATGGCCGACGTGTGCAGTGGTCTCTACGCCGCCCTGTCGATCGTCGCGCTGCTGTGCGGCAGGGAACGCGGGGTGGGGCCGGGGCCCGCGGCCTCGTCCGTCGCGGTGAGTCTGTTCGACACGATGACGGAGCTGATGGGCTATCCCCTCACCTACACCCGCCACTCCGGCATCGAGCAACAGCCGCTCGGCATGAGCTCCCCCGCCGTGGCACCGTACGGCGCCCACCCCACGGCCGACGGCCACACCGTGGTCCTCGGCACGACGAACGACCGTGAATGGCAGCGCCTGGCACGGGAGTTGATCGACCGGCCGGATCTGGCGGACGACCCGCGCTTCGCGAGCAACGCCGGGCGGGTGGAACACCGCGCCGAGCTGGAGCCGGAGATCAGCGCCTGGTGCGCACGGCATGACCTCGCCTACGTGCAGGAGCGTGCGGACGCGGCCGGGATCGGCAACTCCCGCTACAACACGCCCAGCGACGTCATCGCCCACCCTCATCTACAGGCCCGCGACCGCTGGCGCGAGATCGACACCCCGTCGGGTCCGGTCCCGGCGCTGCTGCCGCCTCCGGTCATCGCCGGGTACGACCCGCCGATGGGCGCGATTCCCGCTCTCGGCCAGCACACGGACGCCGTACTGGCCGAACTCGGGCTGGCGGAAGAGGAGATCACCGTTCTCCGAGCGCAGGGAGCGGTGCGATGA
- a CDS encoding FadD3 family acyl-CoA ligase, giving the protein MRYDDEFLSIPNVIRLAARRFGDATALIDGDRRWTFLELEEQMVDSVRAVMALGVKPGDRVGLCAPNSAEWIFAALGIHGAGAILVPLNTRFKAQEISYILRKSEAAAVFASPFLGNDYIGELRKADPGLPALQKTVSVLGPQGAAEVTWNNFLGAGEGVSASAAHESIDRLTPDNVSDVMFTSGTTGHPKGVMLTHGQSLRAYGWMAKEYTFEASDTFLVIPPFFHCFGYKAGWLASLMHGVTVIPMPVFDAGRALDLIAREGVSILLGPPTIFHDLVNHPDRAAHDLSSLRISMTGGTTIPESLIRAVKTELSFDIVMSAYGLTESTALVTTTRVGDSEETVARTTGSAIPGVQVRIVAADGLDVPIGLDGEILVRGYNVTRGYWDDPDATAATIDAEGWLHTGDIGRLDDDGNLAIVDRKKELYIVGGFNAYPAEIEKLLLGCENVQQVAVIGVPDERLGEVGCAFVVAPPGRTPTEAEVIAWAREHMANFKVPRHVRFVDQLPRNASQKVLKDDLRAQFTSASRDATI; this is encoded by the coding sequence ATGCGCTACGACGACGAATTCCTGAGCATCCCGAACGTCATCAGGCTGGCGGCCAGGCGTTTCGGGGACGCCACGGCGCTCATCGACGGTGACCGCCGGTGGACGTTCCTGGAGTTGGAGGAGCAGATGGTCGACTCGGTCCGCGCCGTCATGGCACTCGGCGTCAAGCCGGGCGACCGGGTCGGGCTGTGCGCCCCCAACTCGGCGGAGTGGATCTTCGCCGCGCTGGGCATCCACGGCGCCGGAGCCATCCTCGTTCCGCTCAACACGCGGTTCAAGGCGCAGGAGATCTCGTACATCCTGCGGAAGTCGGAGGCGGCGGCCGTGTTCGCGTCGCCCTTCCTCGGCAACGACTACATCGGCGAACTACGGAAGGCCGATCCGGGACTGCCGGCCCTACAGAAGACGGTGTCCGTGCTCGGCCCCCAGGGAGCGGCCGAGGTGACCTGGAACAACTTTCTCGGCGCGGGAGAGGGCGTTTCCGCGTCCGCGGCCCATGAGTCGATCGACCGGTTGACGCCGGACAACGTGTCCGACGTGATGTTCACGTCCGGCACGACCGGCCACCCGAAGGGCGTGATGCTCACCCACGGCCAGTCCCTGCGCGCCTACGGGTGGATGGCGAAGGAGTACACCTTCGAGGCGTCCGACACCTTCCTGGTGATCCCGCCGTTCTTCCACTGCTTCGGCTACAAGGCGGGCTGGCTGGCATCGCTCATGCACGGGGTCACCGTCATCCCGATGCCCGTCTTCGACGCCGGTCGGGCGCTGGACCTCATCGCGAGGGAAGGGGTGAGCATCCTCCTCGGACCGCCGACGATCTTCCACGACCTGGTCAACCACCCGGACCGTGCCGCGCACGACCTGTCGTCGCTGCGGATCTCCATGACAGGCGGCACGACGATCCCGGAATCACTGATCCGCGCCGTGAAAACGGAGCTGTCGTTCGACATCGTGATGAGCGCCTACGGCCTGACCGAGTCGACGGCGCTGGTGACCACGACCCGCGTCGGCGACTCCGAGGAGACGGTCGCTCGCACCACCGGAAGCGCCATTCCCGGTGTCCAGGTCCGCATCGTCGCCGCCGACGGTCTCGACGTCCCGATCGGCCTCGACGGCGAGATCCTCGTCCGCGGCTACAACGTCACCCGCGGCTACTGGGACGACCCCGACGCCACCGCAGCGACGATCGACGCCGAGGGCTGGCTGCACACCGGGGACATCGGGCGGTTGGACGACGACGGCAACCTCGCCATCGTCGACCGCAAGAAGGAGCTGTACATCGTCGGCGGCTTCAACGCCTATCCGGCGGAGATAGAGAAGCTGCTTCTCGGCTGCGAGAACGTCCAGCAGGTCGCCGTGATCGGGGTTCCCGACGAACGGCTCGGCGAGGTCGGCTGCGCCTTCGTGGTCGCGCCCCCTGGGCGGACGCCGACCGAGGCCGAGGTCATCGCCTGGGCCCGCGAGCACATGGCCAACTTCAAGGTCCCCCGGCATGTCCGCTTCGTCGACCAACTCCCGCGCAACGCGAGCCAGAAGGTACTGAAGGACGACCTCCGGGCCCAGTTCACGTCCGCGAGCCGAGACGCGACGATCTGA